A genomic stretch from Anaerolinea thermophila UNI-1 includes:
- the typA gene encoding translational GTPase TypA encodes MLVRRNEIRNIAIIAHVDHGKTTLVDGMLRQARVFRENQFVMERVLDSNALERERGITILAKHTAVEIPDENGRLVKINIVDTPGHADFGGEVERVMNMVDGVLLLVDAAEGPMPQTRFVLKKALERGHRAIVVINKMDRKDAEPDRTLNQTFDLFIELGATEEQAEFPVIYANGLTGQSGTTPEMGPDLHPLFEAILKHIPAPVVDAESPFQLLVTNLFYDEYRGMSAIGRIHAGKIFAGQTIARIKRSGEIVPEKARYLFVYQGLEKREVEQAEAGEIIVVSGLENVEIGETLADFNEPVALPPIEVEEPTVRMTFGVNTSPFAGKEGKWGTSRKLRERLFEEARNNVALRVEETDTSDAFLVSGRGELQLAILIETMRREGYEFQVSRPEVIFRQGENGETLEPYEELHIDTSPDTVGTVVEMLGSRRGKMINMTDNSDNTVHLTYLIPTRGLLGFRYQFLTATKGMGVMNTLFHGYEELAGPIPSRLTNSIVAWETGVTTNYGLKNAEERGTLFVGPGVPVYEGMVVGETQRGSEVVVNVCKKKHLTNMRSSNKDIEVRLTPPRVMSLDEAIEFLADDELLEVTPLSFRIRKKILDTEERGKQAKREKELFD; translated from the coding sequence ATGCTGGTAAGAAGAAATGAAATTAGAAATATCGCAATTATTGCTCATGTAGATCACGGAAAAACCACTCTGGTGGATGGAATGCTTCGTCAGGCTAGGGTATTTCGTGAAAACCAGTTCGTTATGGAAAGGGTTCTCGATTCAAATGCATTGGAAAGAGAACGTGGAATTACAATTCTGGCAAAGCATACGGCTGTGGAGATTCCGGATGAGAATGGGCGGTTAGTCAAAATTAACATTGTAGATACCCCGGGCCACGCCGACTTTGGTGGGGAAGTAGAGCGGGTCATGAATATGGTGGATGGGGTATTGTTACTGGTAGATGCCGCCGAGGGCCCTATGCCTCAAACACGCTTTGTCTTGAAAAAAGCGTTGGAAAGGGGACATCGTGCTATTGTTGTTATCAATAAAATGGATCGCAAGGATGCTGAACCTGATCGAACCTTAAATCAAACGTTTGATTTGTTTATTGAGCTGGGTGCCACCGAAGAACAGGCAGAATTTCCAGTTATATACGCCAACGGTTTAACCGGACAATCCGGTACTACCCCTGAAATGGGTCCGGACCTTCACCCGCTGTTTGAGGCAATTCTAAAGCATATTCCCGCTCCTGTAGTTGATGCGGAGTCTCCTTTCCAGTTATTGGTTACTAACTTGTTTTATGATGAATATCGTGGAATGAGTGCAATCGGAAGGATTCATGCCGGCAAGATTTTTGCTGGACAAACCATTGCGCGAATCAAACGGAGTGGTGAGATTGTTCCTGAAAAAGCACGTTACCTGTTCGTTTATCAAGGATTGGAGAAACGTGAAGTAGAGCAGGCTGAAGCCGGGGAAATCATTGTAGTTTCTGGATTGGAAAATGTGGAAATTGGGGAAACTCTTGCTGATTTTAACGAGCCCGTTGCTCTTCCTCCCATTGAAGTTGAAGAGCCTACAGTCCGAATGACTTTTGGGGTAAACACCTCTCCGTTTGCTGGTAAAGAAGGCAAGTGGGGCACATCAAGAAAATTGAGGGAACGTTTGTTTGAGGAAGCCCGAAATAATGTGGCGCTTCGAGTGGAAGAAACAGATACTTCTGACGCTTTTCTGGTTTCAGGAAGAGGTGAATTGCAGTTGGCAATTCTTATAGAAACCATGCGCCGTGAAGGGTATGAGTTTCAAGTCTCTCGCCCTGAGGTGATTTTCCGTCAGGGAGAAAATGGTGAAACCCTGGAGCCCTATGAAGAATTACACATTGATACTAGCCCTGATACCGTTGGAACGGTTGTGGAAATGCTGGGTTCGCGTCGTGGCAAAATGATTAATATGACGGACAATTCGGATAACACCGTCCATCTCACTTATCTGATTCCTACCAGAGGACTTTTAGGGTTTCGATATCAATTTCTGACCGCCACCAAAGGAATGGGGGTAATGAATACTCTGTTTCATGGCTATGAAGAACTGGCTGGCCCTATTCCTTCCCGGTTGACAAATTCCATAGTGGCATGGGAGACAGGAGTAACCACAAATTATGGCTTAAAAAATGCTGAAGAAAGGGGAACTTTGTTTGTTGGTCCAGGAGTACCAGTTTACGAAGGAATGGTTGTTGGAGAAACTCAGCGAGGTTCTGAGGTTGTTGTAAATGTCTGTAAAAAGAAACACCTGACAAATATGCGTTCCTCCAACAAGGACATTGAAGTTCGTCTTACACCTCCTCGCGTCATGAGTCTTGACGAAGCCATTGAGTTTTTGGCGGATGATGAATTACTGGAGGTGACTCCATTGAGTTTCCGCATTCGTAAGAAGATTCTGGATACTGAGGAGCGTGGAAAACAAGCCAAACGAGAAAAAGAATTGTTTGATTGA
- a CDS encoding response regulator, producing the protein MSIRVLIVDDQSLFREGLKTLLTAQKDFEVVGEASNGEEALRLIANNHPHVVLMDLRMPVLDGVRATGRIRELFPEVRVIILTTFDDDDLVFDGLRAGAIGYLLKDVSSDNLFEAVRAAYRGEYFLQPSITAKVVAEFARSPRPSSAKMAELTEPLSPREIEVLFLVAEGKSNREIAEQLVISEGTVKNHLSSILSKLGAKDRLQAVIRAREAGILR; encoded by the coding sequence ATGAGCATCCGAGTTTTGATTGTTGATGACCAGTCACTGTTCCGTGAGGGGTTGAAAACCTTATTGACCGCACAGAAGGATTTTGAGGTGGTGGGAGAAGCCTCTAATGGTGAAGAGGCTTTGCGATTGATTGCCAATAATCACCCTCATGTGGTCTTAATGGATTTGAGAATGCCGGTTCTCGATGGTGTGAGAGCCACTGGAAGAATTCGAGAACTTTTTCCAGAGGTCAGAGTGATTATTCTCACCACCTTTGACGATGATGATTTGGTTTTTGATGGCTTGAGGGCGGGTGCTATTGGGTATTTACTTAAAGATGTGTCTTCAGATAATCTATTTGAGGCTGTTCGTGCAGCATATCGAGGTGAATACTTTCTTCAACCTTCCATTACTGCAAAGGTAGTTGCGGAGTTTGCTCGTTCTCCACGGCCTTCCAGCGCAAAGATGGCTGAATTAACCGAACCATTATCTCCACGGGAAATTGAGGTGCTCTTCTTGGTGGCAGAGGGAAAGAGTAATCGAGAAATTGCTGAGCAACTGGTTATTTCAGAAGGTACTGTGAAGAACCATCTGTCCAGCATCCTCAGCAAACTTGGGGCAAAGGACCGCCTTCAAGCGGTAATTCGGGCCCGCGAAGCAGGAATTTTACGGTGA
- a CDS encoding sensor histidine kinase: MKTETPFLRTGTGVDLAFAVMVLAGYFTTFTSVRSLSFEWLTLMILLGIGYLTTGVYGYARVAHDDRLLIRVGYFLLQIPLGALSIILSGQVGFNAIILLPLVGHSVFLLPEAWKYLINLLIVFSYGAIVHLMTASWEFVWASVPVFGAGQVFILVFTQMMLNEEKARREIESLVVQLREANDRLREYAIQAEELAIVKERNRLAREIHDGLGHYLTTLNMQIKAASAVLETDLEAARQLLAKAEGVTHKALLDIRQSVRALRDPSLPVKSVEEILAGLLEECEHSGIHTLMEVKGEPRKVDQELKASIIRLVQESISNTLKHSKATLYQLVLDYQSDCIILEMKDNGVGGEISAVGFGLLGMQERVALLKGKMEIATTNGAGFSIKIILPG; this comes from the coding sequence ATGAAAACGGAAACCCCATTCTTAAGAACTGGTACAGGCGTAGATTTGGCATTTGCCGTGATGGTTTTAGCGGGGTATTTCACTACATTCACTTCTGTTCGCTCTTTGTCTTTTGAGTGGCTTACTCTGATGATTTTGTTGGGGATTGGCTATTTGACAACCGGTGTGTACGGGTATGCCCGTGTTGCTCACGATGATCGCCTTCTCATTCGGGTGGGATATTTTTTATTACAAATTCCTTTAGGAGCGTTATCCATAATTCTCTCAGGCCAGGTGGGCTTTAATGCCATTATTTTGTTGCCCCTGGTTGGACACAGCGTATTTTTACTCCCTGAGGCGTGGAAGTATCTTATTAACCTTTTAATAGTCTTTTCATACGGGGCGATTGTGCATTTGATGACTGCTTCCTGGGAGTTTGTATGGGCAAGCGTGCCTGTTTTTGGGGCTGGGCAGGTTTTTATCCTCGTGTTCACCCAAATGATGCTGAACGAGGAAAAAGCAAGGCGAGAAATTGAGTCTCTGGTTGTTCAACTCAGGGAAGCCAATGACCGATTGCGTGAATATGCTATTCAGGCGGAAGAATTAGCCATTGTGAAAGAGCGGAATCGTCTTGCCAGAGAAATCCACGACGGGCTTGGGCATTATCTCACCACATTGAATATGCAAATCAAGGCTGCCAGTGCTGTGTTGGAAACCGACTTGGAGGCAGCGCGTCAATTGTTGGCAAAAGCGGAGGGCGTAACCCATAAGGCTTTGCTGGATATCCGGCAATCGGTCAGAGCATTGAGAGACCCATCATTGCCTGTGAAAAGTGTTGAAGAAATTCTTGCAGGATTGTTGGAAGAATGTGAACATTCTGGCATTCATACGCTTATGGAGGTGAAGGGAGAGCCTCGTAAGGTTGATCAGGAATTAAAGGCTTCGATTATACGTCTTGTCCAAGAAAGTATCAGCAATACCCTCAAACATTCCAAAGCCACGCTCTATCAACTTGTTTTGGATTACCAGTCGGATTGTATAATTCTTGAGATGAAAGATAATGGGGTTGGCGGTGAGATTTCAGCAGTTGGCTTTGGGTTGCTTGGAATGCAAGAACGCGTAGCCCTGTTGAAAGGTAAAATGGAAATCGCTACTACAAACGGGGCAGGCTTTTCAATAAAGATTATTCTCCCAGGATAA
- a CDS encoding FmdB family zinc ribbon protein codes for MPLYEYQCKDCGKKFDSLRSLKDADSPIACKFCHSENTSRVLSVFFAQSDGRQVAGSSGCNSCSGGSCSTCGHH; via the coding sequence ATGCCTTTATACGAGTACCAGTGTAAAGACTGCGGTAAAAAATTTGATTCTCTTCGCTCTCTAAAAGATGCTGATTCCCCTATTGCCTGTAAATTCTGCCACAGTGAAAACACCAGCCGGGTATTATCTGTGTTTTTTGCACAATCGGATGGTCGTCAAGTTGCCGGTTCATCCGGGTGCAATAGCTGTAGCGGAGGATCTTGTTCCACTTGTGGACATCACTAG
- a CDS encoding SDR family oxidoreductase yields MGKKKPLLNLVLITGGSSGIGLALAKKFAELGSKIIIVGRNKDKLTRAMDEISRSFPDKSQEIIPLQADVSQHEIYIPLLMQTLDTVGVPDIVVNSAGITKPAFFNDISIEEFRKIIEVNYLGTVATIKATLPRMLERNSGHIVNISSVAGFIGTPGYTAYGASKFAIKGLTDALRLELLHTDVKVSIVYPPDTQTPMLEEENKIKPAVVKALSEAASPVSAEEVAQAILAGIVKQQYVIAPGKETALLHFLAGFLGWGPIYPIMDWMLRDAERKVASSPTKYAYNDVANPNQRC; encoded by the coding sequence ATGGGAAAGAAAAAACCTCTCCTTAATCTTGTTCTGATTACCGGCGGTTCCAGTGGAATAGGACTGGCATTAGCTAAGAAATTCGCCGAACTGGGTTCTAAGATTATCATTGTGGGCAGAAACAAGGATAAACTAACACGGGCAATGGACGAGATTTCTCGATCCTTTCCCGACAAAAGCCAAGAAATTATTCCTCTCCAGGCCGATGTAAGCCAGCATGAGATTTATATTCCTCTGCTAATGCAAACCCTGGATACTGTTGGTGTTCCCGACATTGTCGTAAATTCGGCAGGGATTACAAAGCCTGCCTTTTTTAATGACATCAGTATTGAAGAATTTCGCAAGATCATCGAAGTCAATTATTTGGGGACTGTAGCAACTATTAAGGCTACACTTCCGCGTATGCTGGAAAGAAATTCTGGACACATTGTTAATATCTCTTCAGTTGCTGGATTTATTGGGACTCCCGGTTACACGGCTTACGGCGCCAGCAAATTTGCCATCAAGGGATTAACCGACGCGCTCAGGCTTGAACTTCTCCATACAGACGTAAAGGTCTCTATCGTGTATCCTCCAGATACTCAAACCCCAATGCTGGAAGAAGAAAACAAAATTAAACCGGCAGTAGTTAAGGCATTGTCTGAGGCAGCATCCCCTGTAAGTGCCGAAGAGGTTGCCCAAGCAATTCTGGCAGGAATCGTCAAACAGCAGTATGTAATCGCTCCTGGAAAAGAGACTGCCTTATTGCATTTTTTGGCAGGATTCTTAGGCTGGGGTCCCATTTACCCCATCATGGATTGGATGCTCAGAGATGCGGAGCGAAAAGTGGCTTCCTCTCCAACAAAATATGCCTATAATGACGTAGCCAATCCAAACCAACGTTGTTAA
- a CDS encoding B12-binding domain-containing radical SAM protein yields MNALLIYPEFPETFWSFKHALKFIQKKASSPPLGLVTIASLLPEDWNIRIVDLNVSPLTHDDIVWADLAMISAMVVQKKSAHEVIQRCKDAGKKVVAGGPLFLGEWEQFPQVDHFVLNEGEITLPQFLKDFLSGNANRIYQTTSFANMQTSPVPRWELIDLKAYDSLSIQYSRGCPFNCDFCNVTAMLGHRPRTKNVEQILAELDKMYQLGWRRNIFFVDDNFIGNRKQLKEEILPALIEWRKDKKGCHFITEASINLADDPELMELMRTAGFVSVFVGIETPVEDSLSECNKKQNLKRDLLTAVQTLQKNGLQVMGGFIVGFDHDPPNIFQKQIEFIQKSGIVTAMVGLLQAPYGTKLYERMEKEGRIVKELSGDNTNGTTNIIPKMGFNALQAGYHVLLEELYKPEGFYSRVKTFLENYTLPEVRPVQVHTEEIMAFFRSIWELGIKGKERKEFWKLFFWTLLKHPQKFPLAITFSIYGYHFRQIFEKNIKQQESMA; encoded by the coding sequence ATGAACGCGTTGCTGATCTATCCTGAGTTTCCTGAAACTTTTTGGAGTTTCAAGCATGCCCTGAAATTCATTCAAAAGAAAGCTTCATCTCCTCCACTTGGATTAGTTACTATCGCATCGCTTTTACCAGAAGATTGGAATATTCGAATTGTCGATTTGAATGTTTCTCCACTCACTCACGACGACATCGTCTGGGCAGATCTCGCCATGATTAGCGCCATGGTGGTACAGAAAAAATCTGCTCATGAAGTGATCCAGCGTTGTAAAGATGCTGGGAAAAAGGTTGTTGCGGGTGGTCCCCTTTTCCTTGGAGAGTGGGAACAGTTCCCCCAGGTCGATCACTTTGTACTCAATGAAGGGGAAATTACACTGCCACAATTCCTGAAGGATTTCCTTTCGGGGAACGCCAATCGAATTTATCAGACCACATCTTTTGCAAATATGCAAACATCTCCCGTTCCTAGATGGGAACTGATTGATCTCAAGGCTTATGATTCTCTCAGTATTCAATACTCTCGGGGATGTCCATTTAACTGTGACTTCTGTAATGTAACAGCAATGTTAGGGCATAGACCCAGAACCAAAAACGTTGAACAGATCCTCGCAGAATTGGACAAAATGTACCAATTAGGATGGAGAAGAAATATCTTCTTCGTAGATGATAACTTTATCGGGAATCGCAAACAACTCAAAGAAGAAATTCTACCAGCGCTTATTGAATGGCGAAAAGATAAAAAGGGCTGTCACTTCATCACTGAAGCCTCTATTAACCTTGCAGACGATCCCGAACTCATGGAGTTAATGCGCACCGCTGGATTTGTCTCAGTATTTGTAGGAATTGAAACACCTGTTGAAGACAGTTTAAGTGAGTGTAACAAGAAACAGAACCTCAAGAGAGACCTGTTAACCGCTGTACAAACCCTCCAGAAAAACGGGCTTCAAGTGATGGGAGGGTTTATTGTCGGCTTTGATCATGATCCTCCAAATATATTTCAGAAGCAAATTGAATTTATCCAGAAAAGCGGAATCGTAACCGCTATGGTGGGATTGCTTCAAGCTCCTTATGGAACAAAACTATACGAAAGAATGGAAAAAGAAGGAAGAATTGTCAAAGAGTTATCAGGAGACAATACCAATGGCACAACGAATATCATTCCTAAAATGGGATTTAATGCGCTCCAAGCAGGCTATCATGTGCTTTTAGAAGAATTATATAAACCAGAAGGATTTTATTCTCGAGTAAAAACTTTTCTGGAAAATTATACGCTCCCAGAAGTACGTCCAGTCCAGGTACATACGGAAGAAATTATGGCGTTCTTTCGCTCGATTTGGGAATTGGGCATAAAGGGCAAAGAGCGAAAAGAGTTCTGGAAATTGTTCTTTTGGACACTGCTCAAACACCCTCAAAAGTTTCCTCTTGCCATCACATTCTCCATTTACGGATACCATTTTCGACAAATTTTCGAGAAGAATATTAAGCAACAGGAATCAATGGCTTAA
- a CDS encoding threonine synthase — MNSFLRCLSCHAVYAINEPIWKCACGGLLDIEVDFSRTKQWEIVKFPGLWKYLPFIPLPDKSIIITLGEGQTPIIRYLYKNQEILIKQEQLFPTGSYKDRGAAVMISAIRAMGIRSVVEDSSGNAGCSVAAYCAKAGIDCSIYVPASTSPAKLMQISAYGARVVKVEGTREDTARMVLSAASQNYYASHSWNPFFFQGTKTFAYEVWEQTEGKLPDAIILPVGNGTLFLGVYKGFHDLLSMGLIEKIPRMVGVQASLCAPLSHWEKLDLGGIPIDVNTIAEGIAIQKPVRGAQIIEALHQTHGMILEVEEDEIEMALRLAVEQGFFVEPTGVVGLAGTIQYLKRFPEVGKVLTAFTGHGLKSPEKILSVLSH, encoded by the coding sequence ATGAATTCATTTTTGAGATGCCTTTCGTGCCATGCGGTTTATGCTATCAATGAACCCATCTGGAAGTGTGCTTGTGGAGGGCTTTTGGATATTGAGGTAGATTTTTCAAGAACAAAGCAATGGGAGATTGTGAAATTTCCCGGCCTATGGAAGTATTTACCGTTTATTCCTCTTCCGGACAAGTCGATAATTATTACACTTGGAGAAGGACAGACTCCGATTATTCGGTATCTCTACAAGAATCAAGAAATTCTTATCAAGCAAGAACAACTTTTCCCGACGGGATCATACAAAGACCGAGGGGCTGCTGTGATGATCTCTGCAATCAGGGCAATGGGGATCAGGTCGGTGGTGGAGGATTCTTCGGGAAATGCGGGGTGTTCAGTTGCCGCATACTGTGCAAAGGCGGGTATTGATTGTTCGATTTATGTTCCTGCATCCACCTCACCCGCAAAGTTAATGCAGATTTCTGCCTATGGCGCCAGAGTGGTAAAAGTGGAAGGGACAAGAGAGGATACTGCCAGGATGGTACTGAGTGCCGCCAGTCAAAATTATTATGCCAGCCATTCCTGGAATCCGTTCTTCTTTCAGGGTACGAAGACTTTTGCTTATGAAGTTTGGGAACAAACCGAAGGTAAATTACCCGATGCAATTATCTTACCGGTTGGGAATGGCACATTATTTTTGGGGGTTTATAAGGGTTTTCATGATCTGTTGAGCATGGGGTTGATTGAAAAAATTCCTCGCATGGTGGGTGTACAAGCCAGCCTTTGTGCTCCGTTATCCCATTGGGAGAAACTTGACCTTGGTGGTATACCAATCGATGTAAATACCATTGCCGAAGGAATAGCCATTCAGAAACCCGTTCGGGGGGCTCAGATTATTGAGGCGCTTCACCAAACCCATGGAATGATTCTCGAAGTAGAGGAAGACGAGATTGAGATGGCTCTTCGCCTTGCTGTTGAACAAGGCTTTTTTGTGGAGCCTACTGGGGTGGTGGGTTTGGCGGGAACGATACAATATCTCAAGCGATTTCCTGAAGTGGGAAAGGTACTCACGGCATTCACTGGCCATGGATTAAAGTCTCCTGAGAAAATATTGAGCGTTTTAAGCCATTGA
- a CDS encoding inorganic pyrophosphatase, with product MAFPKPFYRWRPHPWHGLEIGPNPPRIVHAYIEITPFDLVKYEVDKVTGYLRVDRPQRSSSQPPTLYGFIPRTYCGATVGSLFPEKHEGDGDPLDICVISERPITKSEVVLNARVVGGLRMIDNGEADDKIIAILANDSYWENVNDISQLPTVLVERLRHYFSTYKLVPGKENLTYIESVYDHEKAMQIVQAAIEDYIQMYG from the coding sequence GTGGCTTTTCCCAAACCCTTCTACCGATGGCGTCCACATCCATGGCATGGATTAGAAATTGGACCCAATCCACCCAGAATTGTTCATGCTTATATTGAGATCACCCCGTTTGATTTGGTGAAATATGAAGTGGACAAAGTCACCGGTTATCTTCGGGTGGACCGTCCACAACGATCTTCTTCTCAACCTCCAACCCTTTATGGCTTCATTCCTCGTACATATTGTGGCGCTACCGTAGGGTCACTTTTCCCAGAAAAACACGAAGGTGATGGTGATCCATTAGATATTTGTGTCATAAGCGAGCGTCCCATCACAAAATCAGAAGTCGTCCTGAATGCGCGAGTGGTGGGTGGCTTGAGAATGATTGACAATGGCGAAGCCGACGACAAGATCATTGCTATTCTTGCCAACGATAGTTATTGGGAAAACGTGAATGACATTTCCCAATTGCCGACTGTCCTGGTAGAGAGATTAAGACATTATTTCAGTACCTACAAATTGGTGCCCGGCAAAGAAAACCTTACCTATATCGAAAGTGTGTATGACCATGAGAAAGCCATGCAAATCGTTCAAGCCGCTATCGAGGATTACATTCAAATGTACGGCTAA
- a CDS encoding indolepyruvate oxidoreductase subunit beta, whose amino-acid sequence MENHRFVLVGVGGQGTLLASHLLAEIGLSLGLDVKKAEIHGMSQRGGSVVSNVVWGKPVFSPVVGEGEADTLIAFEKLETLRYLPLLKPSGAIFVNDHEIEPITVSAGKQIYPNNADIEATLHKFTTKVFWIPANQIAEDLGSARVANTVMIGVVLKGLGVELDYGVRTLEKTIQSRYLELNLRALKAGYDWLAISNHKG is encoded by the coding sequence ATGGAAAACCATCGTTTTGTCCTGGTAGGGGTTGGTGGACAGGGTACGTTACTTGCAAGTCATTTGCTTGCCGAAATTGGGCTATCTCTGGGGTTGGATGTTAAAAAAGCGGAGATTCACGGAATGTCCCAGCGAGGGGGAAGTGTAGTTTCGAACGTCGTTTGGGGAAAGCCTGTTTTTTCACCTGTTGTTGGTGAGGGAGAAGCAGACACCTTAATTGCTTTCGAAAAACTGGAAACGCTTCGTTATCTCCCATTGTTGAAACCCTCAGGCGCTATTTTCGTAAACGACCATGAAATTGAACCGATTACGGTATCGGCAGGCAAACAAATTTATCCTAACAATGCCGATATTGAAGCAACGCTTCACAAATTTACAACAAAGGTTTTCTGGATTCCAGCCAATCAGATTGCTGAAGATTTGGGGAGTGCACGAGTTGCCAATACAGTAATGATTGGGGTTGTCTTGAAGGGTTTGGGCGTCGAGTTAGACTATGGTGTCAGGACACTGGAAAAAACAATTCAGTCCCGTTATCTGGAACTGAATCTTCGTGCCCTTAAGGCAGGTTATGATTGGTTAGCCATTTCAAATCACAAAGGATAA
- the iorA gene encoding indolepyruvate ferredoxin oxidoreductase subunit alpha, whose protein sequence is MKRLLSGNEAVARGAWTAGAVVGSGYPGTPSTEIMEIFARYPGVYAEWAPNEKVALDVAIGAAYAGRRAFATMKHVGLNVAADSLFYAAMTGIEAGLVIVSADDPSMHSSQNEQDNRQYAKFVRIPCIDPADSQEAHDFAIAAFDLSERFDTPVLLRLTTRVCHTSTPVEVSEQRFVSSDPIKYPRNVAKYVMVPANARRRHGVIEHRIQEISQYAETSPLNRMEIRSSQLGIITGGIAYQYAREVFPEASILKLGLVYPLPAALIRNFASMVERLIVLEELDPFIEHQVRLLGVELYRGKQTLDTPKGIFPIVGELNAQIVRKAAIEAGLIEGEMLQTSPSFPMELPQRPPVLCPGCPHRGAFFVLSKLKVPVNGDIGCYTLGLTEPLNAIHTCGCMGASIGVAHGAAVAGDQERHVAVIGDSTFFHTGIPALINVVYNRSNVITIIMDNRVTGMTGHQDNPGTGKTLQGRDTTEIDIENVVRALGFTYVKTLNGYDVEGIEKTLKEWMKISDPAVLITREECALLPEARAKYVPLEVVEEKCNGCTMCFRVGCPAISKSEKLDPRYQRPLAVIDPSLCTGCEICAQVCPRDAILFRNQVLDKQEIDQ, encoded by the coding sequence ATGAAGCGTTTATTATCCGGTAATGAAGCTGTGGCGCGAGGTGCCTGGACGGCGGGGGCGGTGGTGGGCTCTGGCTATCCAGGCACACCAAGCACGGAGATTATGGAGATTTTCGCGCGCTATCCAGGAGTTTATGCCGAATGGGCTCCCAATGAGAAAGTTGCACTGGATGTGGCAATTGGAGCAGCCTATGCCGGACGAAGAGCTTTTGCTACGATGAAGCATGTGGGTTTAAATGTGGCGGCAGACTCCCTTTTTTATGCGGCTATGACGGGGATTGAAGCGGGATTGGTGATTGTTTCCGCAGATGACCCTTCCATGCATTCTTCTCAGAATGAACAGGATAATCGTCAGTACGCCAAATTTGTTCGGATTCCCTGTATCGATCCTGCAGATAGTCAGGAAGCCCATGATTTTGCGATTGCCGCATTTGACTTAAGTGAGAGGTTTGATACTCCTGTCCTGTTGAGATTAACTACTCGTGTTTGCCATACCAGCACCCCCGTTGAGGTAAGTGAACAACGTTTTGTTTCTTCAGATCCCATCAAATATCCTCGAAACGTGGCTAAATATGTCATGGTGCCAGCGAATGCTCGACGGAGACATGGCGTAATTGAACATCGTATACAGGAAATTTCACAATATGCAGAGACTTCACCCCTCAACCGCATGGAAATTCGTTCATCACAACTGGGCATTATTACCGGAGGAATCGCTTATCAATATGCGAGAGAAGTATTTCCAGAGGCAAGTATATTGAAATTGGGCTTGGTTTATCCGTTGCCGGCTGCATTAATTCGCAACTTCGCCTCGATGGTGGAACGTCTGATTGTCCTGGAAGAACTTGACCCATTTATTGAACATCAGGTTCGATTGCTAGGGGTAGAGTTATACCGTGGAAAACAAACACTGGACACTCCAAAAGGGATTTTCCCTATTGTTGGGGAATTGAATGCTCAGATTGTTCGCAAGGCTGCTATAGAAGCAGGATTAATTGAAGGCGAAATGTTGCAAACAAGCCCCTCGTTTCCCATGGAGTTACCCCAACGTCCCCCGGTTCTTTGTCCGGGTTGTCCTCATAGAGGGGCGTTTTTTGTGTTGAGCAAATTGAAAGTCCCTGTAAACGGGGATATCGGTTGCTATACTTTGGGATTGACCGAGCCGTTGAATGCCATCCATACTTGTGGTTGTATGGGGGCAAGCATTGGGGTGGCGCATGGTGCTGCGGTTGCAGGAGATCAGGAAAGACACGTCGCAGTGATTGGAGATTCTACATTCTTTCACACGGGAATCCCTGCTTTGATCAATGTGGTTTACAACAGGAGTAATGTGATCACCATTATTATGGATAACCGTGTAACCGGGATGACTGGGCATCAGGATAACCCGGGTACAGGGAAAACCTTGCAGGGGAGGGATACGACTGAAATTGACATAGAGAATGTGGTTAGAGCGCTCGGATTTACTTATGTAAAAACATTGAATGGATACGACGTAGAGGGCATTGAAAAAACATTGAAGGAATGGATGAAAATTTCTGATCCGGCTGTGTTAATTACCCGTGAAGAATGTGCATTGTTGCCGGAAGCGCGGGCAAAATATGTGCCTTTAGAAGTAGTCGAAGAAAAGTGCAACGGTTGTACAATGTGTTTTCGAGTAGGTTGTCCGGCGATTTCAAAGTCTGAAAAATTAGATCCCCGGTACCAGCGTCCACTTGCAGTTATTGATCCTTCTTTGTGCACAGGCTGTGAGATTTGCGCTCAGGTGTGTCCGCGAGATGCGATCTTATTCAGGAATCAGGTACTTGATAAACAAGAGATTGACCAGTAG